The following proteins are co-located in the Billgrantia tianxiuensis genome:
- a CDS encoding glutathione S-transferase family protein, with protein MMKLYGTPPTRVLRVIWLLNELGLEYEQVPVDLMQGEHLQPDFLGLNPAAKVPVLVDGNQVITESAAIQLYLAEKYPQAGFIPSAVEERAQMYRWIFFLMTEIEPPLWRIARHTFIYPEEKRLPQDVDQAREECREMLTVLERHMQEREYLVGDRLSVADFNAAYTLDWANEENLLDAAPRLREYLKTMYARPTAPPTIAVAFAAMES; from the coding sequence ATGATGAAACTCTACGGAACGCCGCCGACCCGCGTGCTGCGCGTCATCTGGTTGCTCAACGAGCTGGGCCTGGAGTATGAACAGGTCCCGGTGGATCTCATGCAAGGAGAGCACCTCCAGCCAGACTTTCTCGGGCTCAACCCCGCCGCCAAGGTGCCGGTGCTGGTCGACGGCAACCAGGTCATCACCGAATCGGCCGCGATACAGCTCTACCTGGCCGAGAAATATCCACAGGCGGGTTTCATCCCCAGCGCTGTGGAAGAACGCGCCCAGATGTACCGCTGGATTTTCTTCCTGATGACCGAGATCGAGCCACCGCTGTGGCGCATTGCTCGCCATACCTTCATCTACCCGGAAGAGAAGCGCCTGCCCCAGGACGTCGATCAGGCCAGGGAGGAGTGCAGGGAAATGCTGACGGTGCTTGAGCGCCATATGCAGGAGCGCGAGTATCTCGTCGGCGACCGGCTCAGCGTCGCCGACTTCAATGCCGCCTATACGCTGGACTGGGCCAACGAAGAGAACTTGCTCGATGCCGCCCCGCGGCTGAGGGAGTACCTCAAGACGATGTACGCCCGCCCCACGGCACCGCCCACTATCGCCGTAGCGTTCGCGGCGATGGAGAGCTAG